The Streptomyces sp. NBC_00440 genome contains a region encoding:
- a CDS encoding MDR family MFS transporter, protein MSETAELARSEAGGKTEPQPRSVRVVLFALMIAMLLAMLDNMIVNTAMPTIVGELGGLAHLSWVVTAYTLATAASTPIWGKVGDMYGRKGAFLASIVIFLIGSALSGMAQDMSQLIGFRAIQGLGAGGLMVGVMAIIGDLIPPRERGKYQGMMAGVMAVAMIGGPLVGGAITDHLGWRWTFYINLPLGAVALAMVTTVLHLPKKRSRGRIDYLGTALLTIGIVSIVLVTTWGGTQYAWGSAIVMELIFIGVAALIGFVFWETKAAEPIVPLHIFRSRNFTLMSVIGFLTGFVMFGAMLFLPLFQQSVQGASATNSGLLLMPMLLAMMAVSLVAGRITTNTGKYKVFPIAGGALMIVGLYLLSTMDVHTTRLTTGVYMAVVGAGMGFLMQITMLVAQNSVEMKDMGVASSSTTLFRTLGSSFGVSIMGALFTSKVQDEMTARMGKGVSLPSAQLDAASLAKLPEKARDAYQYAVAAGTHGGFLLGAVAGLAVIAAAVFVKEVALRGGPDAPAPVQEP, encoded by the coding sequence GTGTCGGAAACCGCAGAACTGGCGAGATCGGAAGCGGGGGGCAAGACCGAGCCACAGCCGCGCAGCGTCCGGGTGGTGCTGTTCGCGCTGATGATCGCGATGTTGCTCGCGATGCTCGACAACATGATCGTGAACACCGCGATGCCGACCATCGTCGGCGAGTTGGGCGGGCTGGCACACCTGTCCTGGGTGGTGACCGCGTACACACTGGCGACGGCGGCCTCCACGCCCATCTGGGGCAAGGTCGGCGACATGTACGGGCGCAAGGGCGCCTTCCTCGCCTCCATCGTGATCTTCCTGATCGGCTCCGCGCTGAGCGGGATGGCGCAGGACATGAGCCAGCTCATCGGTTTCCGGGCCATCCAGGGCCTCGGCGCCGGCGGCCTGATGGTCGGCGTCATGGCGATCATCGGCGACCTGATTCCGCCGCGTGAGCGCGGCAAGTACCAGGGCATGATGGCCGGCGTCATGGCGGTCGCGATGATCGGCGGGCCGCTCGTCGGCGGTGCCATCACCGACCACCTCGGCTGGCGCTGGACCTTCTACATCAACCTGCCGCTGGGCGCGGTCGCGCTCGCCATGGTCACGACCGTGCTGCACCTGCCCAAGAAGCGGTCCCGGGGGCGGATCGACTATCTCGGTACGGCGCTGCTCACCATCGGCATCGTCTCGATCGTGCTGGTCACCACCTGGGGCGGTACGCAGTACGCCTGGGGCTCGGCCATCGTCATGGAGCTCATCTTCATCGGCGTCGCCGCGCTGATCGGCTTCGTCTTCTGGGAGACCAAGGCCGCCGAACCGATCGTGCCGCTGCACATCTTCCGCAGCCGCAACTTCACACTGATGTCGGTCATCGGCTTCCTGACCGGATTCGTGATGTTCGGCGCGATGCTCTTCCTGCCGCTGTTCCAGCAGTCGGTGCAGGGCGCGTCCGCGACCAACTCCGGTCTGCTGCTGATGCCCATGCTGCTGGCGATGATGGCCGTCTCGCTCGTCGCGGGCCGGATCACCACCAACACCGGCAAGTACAAGGTCTTCCCGATCGCGGGCGGCGCCCTGATGATCGTCGGGCTGTATCTGCTGTCCACGATGGACGTCCACACCACCCGGCTGACGACCGGTGTCTACATGGCCGTGGTCGGCGCCGGTATGGGCTTCCTGATGCAGATCACCATGCTGGTCGCGCAGAACAGCGTCGAGATGAAGGACATGGGCGTCGCCTCGTCCTCGACCACCCTCTTCCGTACGCTCGGCTCCTCCTTCGGCGTCTCGATCATGGGTGCGCTCTTCACCAGCAAGGTGCAGGACGAGATGACCGCGCGGATGGGCAAGGGCGTCTCGCTCCCCTCGGCGCAGCTGGACGCGGCGAGCCTGGCGAAGCTGCCGGAGAAGGCCCGGGACGCGTACCAGTACGCGGTCGCCGCGGGAACCCACGGCGGATTCCTGCTGGGTGCCGTCGCCGGACTCGCGGTCATCGCGGCCGCCGTCTTCGTCAAGGAAGTCGCCCTGCGCGGCGGGCCTGACGCCCCCGCACCGGTGCAGGAGCCGTAG
- a CDS encoding TetR/AcrR family transcriptional regulator produces the protein MGSRGNTRQRIQDVALDLFVEQGYEKTSLREIAEKLDVTKAALYYHFKTKEDILISLFHDLSAPIDEVIAWGQGRPRSLETKTEVLRRYSEALRGAAPLFRFMQENQGTVRELSVGENFKNRMLLLLDLVRAPDASLTDQVRCFSALFTMHAGSFALKDAEGDPEDKRKAVLEVAIDLMTQAHLEAGAGRQDPTEQVRTSRRGPSGTASG, from the coding sequence ATGGGCAGCAGAGGAAACACCCGCCAGCGGATCCAGGACGTCGCGCTGGACCTCTTCGTCGAGCAGGGATACGAGAAGACCTCGCTCCGGGAGATCGCCGAGAAGCTCGATGTCACCAAGGCGGCGCTGTACTACCACTTCAAGACCAAGGAAGACATCCTCATCAGCCTCTTCCACGACCTCTCGGCACCCATCGACGAGGTCATCGCGTGGGGCCAGGGCCGGCCGCGCAGCCTGGAGACGAAGACGGAGGTCCTGCGGCGCTACAGCGAAGCGCTCAGAGGCGCGGCGCCGCTCTTCCGCTTCATGCAGGAGAACCAGGGGACGGTACGGGAGTTGAGCGTTGGCGAGAACTTCAAGAACCGGATGCTGCTCCTGCTCGACCTGGTCAGAGCGCCCGACGCGTCACTGACCGACCAGGTCCGCTGCTTCTCCGCGCTGTTCACCATGCACGCGGGATCGTTCGCCCTGAAAGACGCCGAAGGCGACCCCGAGGACAAGCGCAAGGCTGTCCTCGAAGTCGCCATCGATCTCATGACCCAGGCCCATCTGGAGGCGGGCGCGGGGCGTCAGGATCCGACCGAGCAGGTCAGAACTTCACGCCGTGGGCCTTCAGGAACGGCATCGGGTTGA
- a CDS encoding M23 family metallopeptidase, producing MQKHTTSHVSRRSPLRTRAAVVAAGLGVSVALGAGVAVAADAHPATAAAGTPNVATALAHQASAQAKAAQHTAKTAKETKAAKAAQAKKAANEWISPVAHPVIGEPFGEAGHMWSHKHSGQDFVVPTGTAVMAAHGGTVVKAGPNGGGDGPAYGNAIEIKHSDNTYSQYAHLSEIDVHIGQTVKTGEVIAKSGATGNVTGPHLHFEVRTGPNYGSGFNPMPFLKAHGVKF from the coding sequence ATGCAGAAGCACACCACGTCCCACGTGTCCCGCCGGTCCCCGCTTCGCACCCGCGCTGCGGTCGTAGCCGCCGGGCTCGGAGTGTCGGTCGCGCTGGGAGCCGGGGTCGCGGTCGCTGCCGACGCACACCCGGCCACCGCAGCCGCAGGAACCCCGAACGTCGCCACCGCGCTCGCCCACCAGGCCAGCGCCCAGGCGAAGGCCGCCCAGCACACCGCCAAGACGGCGAAGGAGACCAAGGCCGCCAAGGCCGCCCAGGCGAAGAAGGCCGCCAACGAGTGGATCTCGCCCGTCGCGCACCCCGTGATCGGTGAGCCCTTCGGCGAGGCCGGCCACATGTGGTCCCACAAGCACTCGGGTCAGGACTTCGTCGTCCCGACCGGCACCGCGGTCATGGCCGCGCACGGCGGCACCGTCGTGAAGGCCGGCCCCAACGGCGGCGGCGACGGCCCGGCGTACGGCAACGCGATCGAGATCAAGCACAGCGACAACACGTACTCGCAGTACGCGCACCTGTCGGAGATCGACGTCCACATAGGCCAGACCGTGAAGACCGGTGAGGTCATCGCCAAGTCCGGTGCGACCGGCAACGTGACCGGCCCGCACCTGCACTTCGAGGTCCGCACGGGACCGAACTACGGCTCGGGCTTCAACCCGATGCCGTTCCTGAAGGCCCACGGCGTGAAGTTCTGA
- the cseC gene encoding two-component system sensor histidine kinase CseC, with protein MKHLALRTGVRWKISIAIAGVGALIAVALSLVVHNAARVSMLDNARDTQVVRLQFALRLFEAKKQQQQQPQLGSKVNDPSLPRELRRRAAENRISTLVVEHSNGIPDVWAAAPLSDGDVLSLHSRYGSSASVLQDLDRALIIGSVSVVLGGSALGVLIGGQLSRRLRKAAAAATKVAQGGTDVRVRAAIGGFVRDETDELARAVDAMTDTLQERVEAERRVTADIAHELRTPVTGLLTAAELLPPGRPTELVRNRAQALRTLVEDVLEVARLDSASERAELQEIALGEFVSRRVSIVAPDAQVRVVHESWVNTDPRRLERILGNLLGNAAKHGGTPVEVTVEGRVVRVRDHGPGFPDTLLRDGPSRFRTGSSDRAGVGHGLGLTIAAGQAKVLGARLTFRNAAPEGAKETGGAIAVLWLPEHAPTVTGSFRALTRPS; from the coding sequence ATGAAGCACCTCGCCCTGCGCACCGGCGTCCGGTGGAAGATCAGCATCGCCATCGCCGGGGTCGGCGCGCTCATCGCTGTCGCGCTCAGCCTCGTCGTCCACAACGCGGCCCGCGTCTCCATGCTCGACAACGCACGGGACACTCAGGTCGTCCGGCTCCAGTTCGCCCTGCGGCTCTTCGAGGCGAAGAAGCAACAACAGCAGCAGCCGCAGCTCGGCTCCAAGGTCAATGACCCCAGCCTGCCCAGGGAGCTGCGGCGCCGGGCCGCCGAGAACCGGATCTCCACCCTGGTCGTCGAGCACTCCAACGGGATCCCCGACGTCTGGGCGGCCGCCCCGCTCTCCGACGGCGACGTGCTCTCACTGCACAGCCGTTACGGCAGCAGCGCCTCCGTCCTGCAGGACCTCGACCGGGCGCTGATCATCGGCTCGGTCTCGGTGGTGCTCGGGGGCAGCGCGCTGGGCGTGCTGATCGGCGGCCAGCTCTCGCGGCGGCTGCGCAAGGCGGCCGCGGCCGCGACCAAGGTGGCACAGGGCGGCACGGACGTCCGGGTGCGGGCCGCCATCGGCGGTTTCGTACGGGACGAGACGGATGAGCTGGCCCGCGCCGTGGACGCGATGACCGACACCCTGCAGGAGCGGGTGGAGGCCGAGCGCCGGGTCACGGCCGATATCGCGCACGAGCTGCGTACGCCGGTGACCGGGCTGCTGACGGCCGCGGAGCTGCTGCCGCCCGGCAGGCCGACCGAGCTGGTACGCAACCGGGCGCAGGCGCTGCGGACCCTGGTCGAGGACGTACTGGAGGTGGCCAGGCTGGACAGCGCGTCCGAGCGGGCCGAGCTCCAGGAGATCGCGCTGGGCGAGTTCGTCAGCCGCCGGGTGTCGATAGTGGCGCCGGACGCGCAGGTCCGGGTGGTGCACGAGTCCTGGGTCAACACCGATCCGCGGCGCCTGGAGCGGATCCTCGGCAATCTCCTCGGCAACGCGGCCAAGCACGGCGGGACGCCGGTGGAGGTCACGGTCGAGGGACGGGTGGTGCGGGTGCGCGACCACGGGCCCGGCTTCCCCGACACGCTGCTGCGGGACGGGCCGAGCCGCTTCCGTACGGGCAGCAGCGACCGGGCGGGTGTCGGGCACGGTCTGGGGCTGACGATCGCGGCCGGGCAGGCCAAGGTGCTCGGGGCGCGGCTGACGTTCCGCAACGCGGCACCGGAGGGGGCGAAGGAGACGGGCGGCGCCATCGCGGTGCTCTGGCTCCCGGAACACGCGCCGACCGTCACGGGAAGCTTCCGCGCCCTGACCCGGCCCTCGTGA
- the cseB gene encoding two-component system response regulator CseB, whose protein sequence is MAETHVLFVEDDDVIREATQLALERDGFRVTAMPDGLSGLDAFRTNQPDIALLDVMLPGLDGVSLCRRIRDQSTVPVIMLSARADSIDVVLGLEAGADDYVTKPFDGAVLVARIRAVLRRFGHASGTGTDSDAEPDERGVLAFGDIEVDTEGMEVRRSGTHVALTPTEMRLLLEFSSAPGTVLSRDKLLERVWDYGWGGDTRVVDVHVQRLRTKIGQDRIETVRGFGYKLKA, encoded by the coding sequence ATGGCCGAGACCCATGTCCTCTTCGTCGAGGACGACGATGTGATCCGCGAGGCGACACAGCTCGCCCTGGAACGGGACGGTTTCCGCGTCACCGCGATGCCCGACGGGCTCTCCGGACTCGACGCGTTCCGCACCAACCAGCCCGACATCGCCCTGCTCGACGTCATGCTGCCGGGGCTTGACGGGGTCTCCCTGTGCCGCCGGATCCGTGACCAGTCGACCGTCCCGGTGATCATGCTGTCGGCCCGCGCCGACTCGATCGACGTGGTGCTGGGGCTGGAGGCCGGAGCCGACGACTACGTGACCAAGCCGTTCGACGGCGCGGTCCTGGTGGCCCGCATCCGGGCCGTTCTCCGCCGGTTCGGACATGCGAGCGGCACAGGTACGGACAGTGACGCCGAGCCGGACGAGCGCGGCGTGCTGGCCTTCGGCGACATCGAGGTCGACACGGAGGGCATGGAGGTGCGCAGGAGCGGCACCCATGTGGCGCTGACCCCGACCGAGATGCGGCTGCTCCTGGAGTTCTCTTCGGCGCCGGGCACGGTGCTCTCCCGCGACAAGCTCCTGGAGCGGGTCTGGGACTACGGCTGGGGCGGTGACACCCGGGTCGTGGACGTCCATGTGCAGCGGCTGCGGACAAAGATCGGACAGGACCGGATCGAAACGGTCCGCGGCTTCGGATACAAGCTGAAGGCATGA
- the radA gene encoding DNA repair protein RadA produces the protein MATRAKTRERPSYRCTECGYTTAKWLGRCPECQTWGTVEEQGGGPAVRTTAAGPVSSAAVPIGQVDSRTATARSTGVNELDRVLGGGLVPGAVVLLAGEPGVGKSTLLLDVAAKAAGSDHRTLYVTAEESASQVRLRADRIHAINDHLYLAAETDLAAVLGHLDAVKPSLLVLDSVQTVASSELDGAPGGMAQVREVAGALIRASKERGMSTLLVGHVTKDGAIAGPRLLEHLVDVVLSFEGDRHARLRLVRGVKNRYGATDEVGCFELHDEGITGLADPSGLFLTRRDEPVPGTCLTVTLEGKRPLVAEVQALTVDSQIPSPRRTTSGLETSRVSMMLAVLEQRGRISALGKRDIYTATVGGVKLTEPAADLAVALALASAASDVPLPKNLVAIGEVGLAGEVRRVTGVQRRLAEAHRLGFTHALVPTDPGKVPAGMKVIEVADMGDALRALPRRSRARAPQDE, from the coding sequence ATGGCCACCCGTGCGAAGACCAGAGAACGGCCGTCCTACCGCTGCACCGAATGCGGGTACACGACGGCCAAGTGGCTGGGCCGCTGCCCCGAGTGCCAGACGTGGGGGACGGTCGAGGAGCAGGGCGGCGGGCCCGCCGTGCGGACGACCGCGGCCGGTCCGGTCAGCAGCGCCGCCGTCCCCATCGGCCAGGTCGACAGCCGGACGGCGACGGCCCGTTCGACCGGGGTCAACGAGCTGGACCGGGTGCTCGGCGGCGGTCTGGTGCCCGGCGCGGTCGTGCTGCTCGCGGGCGAGCCGGGCGTCGGCAAGTCCACGCTGCTGCTCGACGTCGCGGCGAAGGCCGCCGGCTCCGACCACCGCACGCTCTATGTGACGGCCGAGGAGTCCGCGAGCCAGGTCAGGCTGCGCGCCGACCGGATCCACGCGATCAATGACCACCTCTATCTGGCCGCCGAGACCGACCTCGCCGCGGTGCTCGGCCACCTCGACGCGGTGAAGCCGTCCCTGCTGGTCCTGGACTCCGTACAGACGGTGGCCTCATCCGAACTGGACGGTGCGCCGGGCGGTATGGCGCAGGTGCGCGAGGTGGCGGGCGCGCTGATCCGCGCATCCAAGGAGCGCGGGATGTCCACGCTGCTCGTCGGGCACGTCACGAAGGACGGCGCCATCGCCGGGCCCCGGCTCCTTGAGCACCTGGTGGACGTCGTGCTGTCCTTCGAGGGCGACCGGCACGCCCGGCTGCGGCTGGTCCGCGGCGTCAAGAACAGATACGGGGCCACCGACGAGGTCGGCTGCTTCGAGCTGCACGACGAGGGCATCACCGGGCTCGCCGACCCGAGCGGGCTGTTCCTGACGCGCCGTGACGAACCGGTGCCCGGGACCTGTCTGACGGTCACCCTGGAGGGCAAGCGCCCCCTGGTCGCCGAGGTCCAGGCGCTCACGGTCGACTCACAGATCCCCTCACCCCGGCGCACCACCTCCGGTCTTGAGACCTCCCGGGTCTCGATGATGCTCGCCGTCCTCGAACAGCGCGGCAGGATCAGCGCGCTCGGCAAGCGCGACATCTACACGGCGACGGTCGGCGGCGTGAAGCTCACCGAACCGGCCGCCGACCTGGCCGTCGCGCTCGCCCTGGCCTCCGCCGCCAGCGACGTCCCGCTCCCGAAGAACCTGGTGGCGATCGGCGAAGTGGGTCTCGCGGGCGAGGTCAGGAGGGTCACCGGCGTCCAGCGCAGGCTTGCCGAGGCCCACCGTCTCGGCTTCACCCACGCCCTCGTACCGACCGATCCGGGGAAGGTCCCCGCAGGGATGAAGGTCATCGAAGTGGCGGACATGGGGGACGCGCTGCGGGCCCTTCCGCGCCGTTCAAGGGCCCGCGCGCCCCAGGACGAGTGA
- the disA gene encoding DNA integrity scanning diadenylate cyclase DisA — translation MAANDRAAPGRSGGSSSGNEALMRATLSAVAPGTALRDGLERILRGNTGGLIVLGMDKSVEAMCTGGFVMDVEFAATRLRELCKLDGALILDKDLTKILRAGVQLVPDASIPTEETGTRHRTADRVSKQCGFPVVSVSQSMHLIALYVDGERRVLEESAAILSRANQALATLERYKLRLDEVAGTLSALEIEDLVTVRDVTAVAQRLEMVRRIATEIAEYVVELGTDGRLLSLQLDELIAGVEPERELVVRDYVPEPTSPRAASGRGPQRSRTVAEALVDLNTLSHTELLELPVVARALGYSGSPETLDSAVSPRGFRLLAKVPRLPGAIIERLVEHFGGLQKLLAASVDDLQAVDGVGEARARSVREGLSRLAESSILERYV, via the coding sequence GTGGCAGCCAATGACCGAGCAGCACCCGGGAGATCCGGCGGGAGCTCGTCCGGCAATGAAGCGCTGATGCGTGCCACGCTGAGCGCTGTCGCGCCCGGTACCGCTCTGCGCGACGGCCTGGAGCGGATCCTCCGCGGGAACACCGGCGGCCTGATCGTCCTGGGCATGGACAAGAGCGTCGAAGCGATGTGCACCGGCGGTTTCGTCATGGACGTGGAGTTCGCCGCGACCCGCCTGCGGGAGCTGTGCAAGCTCGACGGCGCGCTGATCCTCGACAAGGATCTGACCAAGATTCTCCGGGCCGGCGTCCAGCTCGTCCCGGACGCGTCGATCCCCACCGAGGAGACCGGCACCCGCCATCGCACGGCGGACCGGGTCTCCAAGCAGTGCGGCTTCCCCGTCGTCTCCGTATCGCAGTCGATGCACCTGATCGCGCTGTACGTGGACGGGGAGCGCCGGGTCCTGGAGGAGTCGGCGGCGATCCTGTCCCGCGCCAACCAGGCCCTGGCCACGCTGGAGCGGTACAAGCTCCGGCTGGACGAGGTGGCGGGCACGCTCTCCGCCCTGGAGATCGAGGACCTGGTGACGGTCCGGGACGTGACGGCTGTCGCGCAGCGTCTTGAGATGGTCCGGCGGATCGCCACCGAGATCGCCGAGTACGTGGTGGAGCTGGGCACCGACGGCCGACTGCTCTCCCTCCAGCTGGACGAGCTGATCGCGGGGGTCGAGCCGGAGCGGGAGCTGGTGGTCAGGGACTACGTGCCGGAGCCCACCTCCCCCAGAGCTGCCTCCGGGAGGGGCCCCCAGCGTTCGCGTACGGTCGCCGAGGCGCTGGTCGACCTCAACACGCTCAGCCACACGGAGCTGCTCGAACTGCCCGTGGTGGCAAGGGCGCTGGGGTACAGCGGCTCCCCGGAGACGCTCGACTCGGCGGTGTCGCCGCGCGGGTTCCGGCTGCTGGCCAAGGTGCCGAGGCTGCCGGGGGCGATCATCGAACGGCTGGTGGAGCACTTCGGCGGGCTGCAGAAGCTGCTCGCCGCCAGCGTGGATGATCTGCAGGCGGTGGACGGCGTCGGGGAGGCGCGGGCCCGTAGCGTCCGGGAAGGCCTTTCGCGGCTCGCGGAGTCGTCGATTCTGGAGCGGTACGTCTAG
- a CDS encoding phosphatase PAP2 family protein: MDSSSELYRNIVEFAHSTPSWVQQLMELWTEGGLLLFAVLFVFVWWRARTASAQAMALALIAPLGTAIAYVLSEVLKSVIHEERPCRAVAGAMKPLIDCPAPGDWSFPSNHSIIAAAAAVGLSVAMVRLVWLTVPVAVLMAFSRVFVGVHYPHDVIVGLLLGALIGLLVIEGLTRPVRSLVETVRSSDISAAAWFVGPGAPN; this comes from the coding sequence ATGGACAGTTCTTCCGAGCTCTACCGAAATATCGTCGAATTCGCGCACTCCACGCCCTCCTGGGTGCAGCAGCTCATGGAGCTGTGGACCGAGGGCGGACTGCTGCTCTTCGCCGTGCTGTTCGTCTTCGTGTGGTGGCGGGCGCGTACGGCGTCCGCGCAGGCGATGGCTCTGGCGCTGATCGCTCCGCTGGGGACCGCCATCGCGTACGTCCTCAGCGAAGTGCTCAAGTCGGTGATCCACGAGGAGCGCCCGTGCCGGGCCGTGGCCGGGGCGATGAAACCGCTGATCGACTGCCCGGCGCCCGGCGACTGGTCCTTCCCCAGCAATCACTCGATCATCGCGGCCGCCGCGGCGGTCGGACTCTCCGTCGCCATGGTGCGGCTGGTCTGGCTGACCGTGCCGGTCGCGGTGCTGATGGCCTTCTCGCGGGTCTTCGTCGGTGTGCACTATCCGCATGACGTGATCGTCGGGCTGCTCCTCGGCGCGCTGATCGGGCTGCTCGTCATCGAGGGGCTGACCCGGCCCGTACGGTCGCTGGTGGAGACGGTGCGGTCGAGCGACATCAGCGCGGCGGCCTGGTTCGTGGGGCCGGGGGCCCCGAACTGA
- a CDS encoding alpha/beta fold hydrolase, translating into MPYFTTTTDGTRLHYIDYGDREADRTLVFINSAYFGTEMWERQMLPLAADGYRCVGLDRRGHGRSDDVWGGFDLDTLADDIGALLDHLGLTDVTLVGHSLGAAEAVRYLTRHGSARVARLALVAGLVPGLVRTADHPGGLDPAAVERGNEAIRRDRYAFFADGVDAFFALQLPENQRRLPDGRHPENRLSDAYMSHLAARCTGATLRATAAMCDLVVTLDLAPEMSAIDVPALVVHGTHDASTPLDLTGRRSAALIPESELRIYENAGHGLFATHGDRLTADLREFAKA; encoded by the coding sequence ATGCCGTACTTCACCACCACCACCGATGGCACCCGGCTGCACTACATCGACTACGGGGACCGCGAGGCGGACCGGACCCTCGTCTTCATCAACAGCGCGTACTTCGGTACGGAGATGTGGGAGCGCCAGATGCTTCCGCTGGCCGCCGACGGCTACCGCTGCGTCGGCCTGGACCGGCGCGGCCACGGCCGGTCCGACGACGTGTGGGGCGGGTTCGATCTCGACACGCTCGCCGACGACATCGGGGCGCTCCTGGACCATCTCGGCCTGACGGACGTCACGCTCGTCGGGCACTCGCTCGGCGCGGCGGAGGCCGTCCGGTATCTGACCCGGCACGGCAGCGCGCGGGTGGCACGGCTGGCACTGGTTGCGGGACTGGTGCCCGGGCTCGTCCGTACCGCCGACCATCCCGGCGGGCTGGACCCGGCGGCCGTGGAAAGAGGCAATGAGGCGATCCGCCGGGACCGGTACGCGTTCTTCGCGGACGGGGTCGATGCCTTCTTCGCTCTGCAGCTCCCCGAGAACCAGCGCCGGCTCCCCGATGGCCGGCATCCGGAGAACCGCCTCTCCGACGCGTACATGAGCCATCTGGCAGCTCGCTGCACCGGAGCGACCCTGCGTGCCACGGCTGCCATGTGCGACCTGGTCGTCACGCTGGACCTCGCCCCGGAGATGTCCGCGATCGATGTCCCGGCGCTGGTGGTCCACGGGACGCACGACGCCTCGACGCCCCTCGACCTCACCGGGCGCCGCTCGGCCGCGCTGATCCCGGAGTCCGAGCTGCGGATATACGAGAACGCCGGGCACGGCCTGTTCGCCACTCACGGGGACCGGCTCACCGCGGATCTGCGGGAGTTCGCGAAGGCGTGA
- a CDS encoding SigE family RNA polymerase sigma factor, with product MAHGEVLEFEEYVRTRQDALLRSARRLVPDPVDAQDLLQTALARTYRRWEGIADKSLADAYLRRVMINTRTEWWRARRLEEVPTEQLPDASVEDGTEQHADRALLMDILKVLAPKQRSVVVLRHWEQMSTEETAAALGMSAGTVKSTLHRALARLRQELESRDIDARALIRGEQEMGRERCAA from the coding sequence ATGGCGCACGGTGAGGTGCTCGAATTCGAGGAGTATGTACGCACCAGGCAGGACGCCCTGCTGCGGAGCGCCCGCCGGCTGGTGCCCGACCCCGTCGACGCCCAGGACCTGCTGCAGACCGCGCTGGCGCGCACCTACCGCCGCTGGGAGGGCATCGCCGACAAGTCGCTGGCCGACGCCTACCTCCGCCGCGTCATGATCAACACCCGTACGGAGTGGTGGCGCGCCCGCAGGCTGGAGGAGGTCCCCACCGAGCAGCTGCCCGACGCGAGCGTCGAGGACGGCACGGAGCAGCACGCGGACCGCGCGCTGCTGATGGACATCCTGAAGGTGCTCGCTCCCAAGCAGCGCAGTGTGGTCGTCCTGCGACACTGGGAGCAGATGAGCACCGAGGAGACGGCTGCCGCACTGGGCATGTCGGCCGGTACGGTGAAGAGCACACTGCACCGGGCCCTTGCACGGCTCAGGCAGGAGCTGGAGAGCCGCGACATCGACGCGCGTGCGCTGATCCGTGGGGAACAAGAGATGGGGCGGGAGCGGTGCGCGGCCTGA
- a CDS encoding A/G-specific adenine glycosylase — protein sequence MTPTPQTPTPQTPSATPASAPDAAGLHSSVITWFGANARDLPWRRPEAGAWGVMVSEFMLQQTPVVRVLPVYEQWLARWPRPADLAAEAPGEAVRAWGRLGYPRRALRLHGAAQAITERHGGEVPSEHGQLISLPGIGEYTAAAVASFAYGRRHAVLDTNVRRVFARAVSGVEYPPNATTAAERRLARTLLPDDETTAARWAAASMELGALVCTAKNPECGRCPIAGQCAWRLAGKPAHAGAARRGQTYAGTDRQVRGKLLAVLRDTPGPVPQSQLDAVWHEPVQRARALDGLVSDGLVEPLAGGVYRLPLT from the coding sequence ATGACTCCGACGCCTCAGACGCCGACGCCTCAGACGCCCTCGGCGACTCCGGCGTCCGCTCCCGACGCCGCCGGCCTGCACTCCTCCGTCATCACCTGGTTCGGCGCCAACGCCCGCGATCTGCCCTGGCGCCGCCCCGAGGCGGGCGCCTGGGGGGTCATGGTCAGCGAGTTCATGCTCCAGCAGACCCCTGTCGTACGGGTGCTGCCGGTCTACGAACAGTGGCTGGCCCGCTGGCCGCGCCCGGCCGATCTGGCGGCCGAGGCCCCGGGTGAGGCGGTCCGGGCCTGGGGCAGGCTCGGATATCCGCGCCGCGCCCTGCGCCTGCACGGAGCGGCCCAGGCCATCACGGAGCGGCACGGCGGCGAGGTGCCGTCCGAGCACGGGCAGCTGATCTCGCTGCCCGGTATCGGCGAGTACACGGCTGCGGCGGTCGCCTCCTTCGCGTACGGCCGGCGCCATGCGGTCCTGGACACCAATGTGCGGCGGGTCTTCGCCCGTGCGGTCAGCGGCGTCGAGTACCCGCCGAACGCCACCACGGCCGCCGAACGCAGGCTGGCCCGCACCCTGCTCCCCGACGACGAGACCACCGCGGCGCGCTGGGCCGCGGCCTCCATGGAGCTGGGCGCGCTGGTCTGCACGGCCAAGAACCCCGAGTGCGGGCGCTGCCCCATCGCCGGGCAGTGCGCCTGGCGGCTGGCCGGCAAACCGGCACACGCGGGGGCGGCGCGGCGCGGACAGACGTACGCCGGTACGGACCGCCAGGTGCGCGGCAAGCTGCTCGCGGTGCTGCGGGACACGCCGGGTCCCGTACCGCAGTCGCAGCTCGACGCGGTGTGGCACGAGCCGGTGCAGCGGGCCAGGGCGCTGGACGGGCTGGTCTCCGACGGGCTGGTCGAGCCGCTGGCGGGCGGGGTCTACCGGCTGCCGCTGACCTGA